One Sphaeramia orbicularis chromosome 21, fSphaOr1.1, whole genome shotgun sequence DNA window includes the following coding sequences:
- the LOC115412791 gene encoding uncharacterized protein LOC115412791 encodes MVQQDRTDGKNTEDDSRRTDGQTDTGWDWSTSCPHLLCSSGHVLLEVCGTDRDKQKVSGGSVVVDPVLRLGLGDDILPLDWITCHTYLDWITCHTYVDWITCHTYVDWITCHTYLDWITCHTYVDWITCHTYLDWITCHTYVDWITCHTYLDWITCHTYLDWITCHTYLDHLSHIPGLDHLSHIPGLDHLSHIPGLDHLSHIPGSVPWPTGQMDPQPQGCEGQW; translated from the exons ATGGTTCAACAGGACAGGACTGATGGGAAGAACACAGAGGATGACagcagacggacggatggacagacagacacaggctgGGACTGGTCCACTTCCTGTCCTCATCTGCTCTGTTCCAGTGGACATGTGCTGCTGGAAGTCTGTGGGACTGACAG GGATAAACAGAAGGTCAGCGGTGGGTCCGTTGTGGTCGATCCTGTGCTCAGGCTCGGACTCGGTGATGACATCCTCCCACTGGACTGGATCACCTGTCACACATACCTGGACTGGATCACCTGTCACACATACGTGGACTGGATCACCTGTCACACATACGTGGACTGGATCACCTGTCACACATACCTGGACTGGATCACCTGTCACACATACGTGGACTGGATCACCTGTCACACATACCTGGACTGGATCACCTGTCACACATACGTGGACTGGATCACCTGTCACACATACCTGGACTGGATCACCTGTCACACATACCTGGACTGGATCACCTGTCACACATACCTGGACCACCTGTCACACATACCTGGACTGGATCACCTGTCACACATACCTGGACTGGATCACCTGTCACACATACCTGGACTGGATCACCTGTCACACATACCTGGCTCAGTTCCTTGGCCCACTGGACAAATGGATCCACAACCTCAGGGCTGTGAAGGACAATGGTAA
- the LOC115412231 gene encoding UDP-glucuronosyltransferase-like, producing MRTIERLTSLGLLAWFCCLSAEPVQGGKILVMPVDGSHWLSMKILVKELSLRGHEVVVLVPESSLLIQSSDTYRTEVFTVSYSQQELDGNFNELRKGIFNPPSSIGLLFEVQLLLNFTDLQVRGCESLLHNEALMSRLRAEGFHLVLTDPFLPCGPVLARLFSVPVVYFLQTLPCGLDLKANQCPTPPSYVPQFSSGNSPDMNFPQRVKNVLLSFVESYLCKLIYANFDNLVGKYLEDGMTYKELISHGDIWLVRYDFTFEWPRPLMPNMVLIGGINCAKNAPLPADLEEFVDGSGDDGFIIFTLGSMVPNMPEEIAKQFFDAFRQIPQKVLWRYTGVPPKDIPKNIRLMKWLPQNDLLAHPKAKIFLTHGGSHGVYECICNAVPMVMFPLFGDQEDNAHRMVARGVAEKLSIHDVTTEALLTAIKRIIHDKSYKQKMVQLSQIHLDRPLQPLDLAVFWTEFVMKHKGAAHLRVAAHDLNWIQYHSLDVLGFLALVLITVLVLTLKCCWFCTRSCFRKRTEKRKSQ from the exons ATGAGGACCATAGAGCGGCTCACTTCACTGGGTCTGCTGGCCTGGTTCTGCTGCCTGAGTGCAGAGCCCGTTCAGGGGGGGAAGATCCTGGTTATGCCTGTGGACGGGAGCCACTGGTTAAGCATGAAGATCCTGGTGAAGGAGCTGAGCCTCAGGGGACATGAGGTGGTGGTGCTGGTGCCTGAAAGCAGCCTGTTGATCCAAAGCTCGGACACTTACAGGACTGAGGTGTTTACGGTGTCCTACAGCCAACAAGAACTGGATGGAAACTTTAATGAGCTCAGGAAGGGAATATTCAACCCACCATCATCCATAGGTCTTCTTTTTGAAGTGCAACTTTTGCTGAACTTCACTGATCTGCAGGTGAGAGGGTGTGAGAGTCTGCTGCACAATGAGGCGCTGATGAGTCGACTGAGAGCAGAGGGTTTCCATCTTGTCCTCACAGACCCCTTCCTCCCGTGCGGTCCCGTCCTGGCTCGTCTGTTTTCTGTTCCAGTTGTTTATTTCCTCCAGACTCTTCCATGTGGGTTGGACTTAAAGGCCAACCAGTGCCCCACTCCTCCTTCTTATGTTCCTCAGTTCAGCTCTGGGAATTCACCTGACATGAACTTTCCACAGAGAGTCAAGAACGTGCTCTTATCTTTTGTGGAGTCCTACTTGTGTAAACTGATTTATGCCAACTTTGACAATCTTGTCGGTAAATATTTAGAAGACGGTATGACTTACAAGGAGCTCATCAGCCACGGTGACATTTGGCTTGTTAGATATGACTTTACCTTCGAGTGGCCCAGGCCGCTCATGCCCAACATGGTTTTAATTGGAGGAATCAACTGTGCAAAGAACGCCCCTCTGCCAGCG GACTTGGAAGAGTTTGTGGACGGTTCTGGAGATGATGGCTTTATTATCTTCACCCTGGGTTCTATGGTGCCCAACATGCCTGAGGAAATAGCTAAACAGTTCTTTGATGCCTTTCGACAAATTCCTCAAAAG GTTTTGTGGAGATACACTGGAGTTCCCCCCAAAGACATACCAAAGAATATCCGTCTTATGAAGTGGTTACCTCAGAACGACCTCCTGG CTCACCCCAAAGCTAAAATCTTCTTGACTCATGGAGGAAGTCACGGTGTATATGAGTGCATCTGTAACGCTGTTCCCATGGTGATGTTTCCACTGTTTGGGGACCAGGAGGACAACGCACATCGCATGGTGGCCCGAGGTGTCGCAGAAAAACTGAGTATTCATGATGTTACGACTGAAGCACTGCTGACTGCGATAAAGAGAATCATCCACGACAAAAG TTACAAACAGAAGATGGTGCAGTTGTCTCAGATCCACCTGGACCGTCCTCTTCAGCCTTTGGACTTGGCTGTTTTCTGGACCGAGTTCGTCATGAAACACAAAGGAGCTGCACATCTGAGGGTGGCTGCTCATGACCTGAACTGGATCCAGTACCACAGCCTGGACGTCCTGGGCTTTTTAGCCCTGGTTCTGATCACTGTTCTGGTTCTGACGCTAAAATGCTGCTGGTTCTGCACCCGCAGCTGTTTCAGAAAGAGGACAGAGAAGAGGAAGTCCCAGTAG